One part of the Halopenitus persicus genome encodes these proteins:
- a CDS encoding heavy metal translocating P-type ATPase, with amino-acid sequence MTEDQTCTLCELPAADVVDDDGNRFCCPGCRDVHEALGSVDDVDADDVRDRVGEGDAEANPDGTENAAGNDSDPVVPEDHEPTFLEVDGMHCATCEAFIESAAEATDGVSAASASYVTETVRIDHDPETVSAADLQAAVSGLGYSAYSRDDAFSRRRADAIATVRLAVGVLVGMMVMLQYVVIIYPTYFDGLFYTDAMARFLTDALRHTSSTYFYGFVGILTTIVVVVTGKPILRGAYVSLRTRSPNMDLLVALAAMSAYAYSVLSIATGKEHVYFDVTVAIIVIVTIGTHYETSIKRRATDRLSDLTAVRVDEARRLVDGAAVGPAGKPTDEMDDPLAAVEAETVAIEALEPDDRLLVRAGERVPVDGEVTDGEAAVDESVITGESLPVDKRPGDAVVGGSVVADGALVVTVGEDATSSLDRIAELVWDLQSSNHGIQALADRLATVFVPVVLAIAAVAAAGTLLVGASPAEALLVGLTVLIVSCPCALGLATPLAVAAGIRDALARSIVVFDDTVFERVREADTVVLDKTGTLTTGETRVVAHDLDPDLLERAAALEGRSAHPVGTAIANAVADSTNGGDADAPATDGGSPVASRRSDGEADADVEGDTAGATDSEGGTDPTPDSRRVESFRSHRTGVSGVVDGEEILVGHPDLFAERGWTVPNAIADRIADAREVGRVPVAVGRDGEAAGTIVVGDDLRDGWTETVTELDDRGVDVVVLTGDDERAATVFAEHEAVSRVFAGVPPEGKAETVGRLSATGTTVMVGDGTNDAPALARADLGIALGGGTAMAADAADVAIIDDDLRSVTTTFDLANAAGRRVKGNIAWAFCYNAIAIPLAALGVLNPLFAAVAMGTSSLLVVANSSRPLVSDDGE; translated from the coding sequence ATGACCGAGGACCAGACCTGTACGCTGTGTGAGCTCCCGGCCGCCGACGTGGTCGACGACGACGGCAACCGGTTCTGCTGTCCCGGCTGCCGCGACGTTCACGAGGCCCTGGGATCGGTCGACGACGTCGACGCGGACGACGTCCGCGACCGGGTCGGCGAGGGCGATGCGGAAGCGAACCCGGACGGAACCGAAAACGCAGCCGGGAACGATTCCGATCCCGTGGTCCCCGAGGACCACGAACCGACGTTCCTCGAGGTCGACGGGATGCACTGTGCGACCTGCGAGGCGTTCATCGAGTCGGCCGCCGAGGCGACCGACGGCGTCAGCGCCGCCAGCGCGAGCTACGTGACGGAGACGGTCCGGATCGACCACGATCCCGAGACGGTCTCGGCGGCGGACCTCCAGGCGGCCGTCTCCGGGCTCGGATACAGCGCCTATTCACGGGATGACGCCTTCAGCCGCCGCCGGGCCGACGCCATCGCGACGGTTCGGCTCGCGGTCGGCGTGCTCGTGGGGATGATGGTGATGTTACAGTACGTCGTGATCATCTACCCGACCTACTTCGACGGCCTCTTTTATACCGACGCGATGGCCCGATTCCTCACGGACGCGCTGCGCCACACCTCCAGCACGTACTTCTACGGTTTCGTCGGCATTCTCACGACCATCGTCGTGGTCGTGACCGGCAAGCCGATCCTCAGGGGCGCGTACGTGAGCCTCCGCACCCGGTCGCCGAACATGGACCTGCTCGTCGCGCTGGCGGCGATGAGCGCGTACGCCTATTCGGTCCTCTCGATCGCGACCGGCAAGGAACACGTCTACTTCGACGTGACCGTCGCGATCATCGTGATCGTCACGATCGGCACCCACTACGAGACGTCGATCAAACGCCGCGCGACCGATCGGCTCTCGGATCTGACCGCCGTCCGCGTCGACGAGGCGCGCCGGCTGGTCGACGGGGCCGCAGTCGGTCCCGCCGGAAAGCCGACGGACGAGATGGATGACCCGCTCGCCGCCGTCGAAGCGGAGACCGTCGCGATCGAGGCCCTCGAGCCGGACGACCGCCTGCTCGTCCGGGCCGGCGAGCGCGTTCCGGTCGACGGCGAGGTCACGGACGGCGAGGCCGCGGTCGACGAGTCGGTCATCACCGGCGAGTCGCTGCCCGTCGACAAGCGGCCGGGCGACGCCGTCGTCGGCGGCTCGGTCGTCGCGGACGGGGCGCTCGTGGTGACCGTCGGCGAGGACGCGACGAGCAGCCTCGACCGGATCGCCGAGCTCGTCTGGGACCTCCAGAGTTCGAACCACGGGATCCAGGCGCTCGCCGACCGCCTCGCCACGGTCTTCGTGCCCGTCGTCCTCGCGATCGCCGCGGTGGCCGCCGCGGGGACCCTCCTCGTCGGCGCTTCGCCCGCGGAGGCGCTGCTGGTCGGGCTCACCGTGCTCATCGTCTCGTGTCCGTGCGCGCTCGGGCTCGCGACGCCGCTTGCGGTCGCCGCCGGGATCCGCGACGCGCTCGCGCGGTCGATCGTCGTCTTCGACGACACCGTCTTCGAGCGCGTGCGCGAGGCCGATACCGTCGTCCTGGACAAGACCGGGACCCTGACCACCGGCGAGACGCGGGTGGTCGCCCACGACCTCGATCCCGACCTCCTCGAGCGCGCCGCCGCCCTCGAGGGCCGGTCCGCCCACCCCGTCGGGACCGCGATCGCGAACGCGGTCGCGGACTCGACGAACGGTGGAGACGCCGACGCGCCGGCGACGGACGGCGGATCGCCGGTCGCGTCCCGGCGATCGGACGGCGAGGCCGACGCGGACGTCGAGGGCGACACTGCAGGTGCCACCGATTCCGAAGGCGGCACTGATCCCACCCCCGACTCACGCCGCGTCGAGTCCTTCCGCAGCCATCGGACCGGCGTTTCAGGGGTCGTCGACGGCGAGGAGATCCTGGTCGGCCATCCCGACCTCTTCGCGGAGCGCGGCTGGACGGTGCCGAACGCGATCGCCGACCGGATCGCGGACGCGCGCGAGGTTGGCCGCGTTCCCGTCGCGGTCGGCCGCGACGGCGAGGCGGCGGGGACCATCGTGGTCGGCGACGATCTCCGGGACGGATGGACGGAGACGGTGACCGAGCTCGACGACCGCGGGGTCGACGTCGTCGTCCTCACCGGCGACGACGAGCGGGCGGCGACGGTCTTCGCCGAACACGAGGCGGTCTCGCGGGTGTTCGCCGGGGTACCCCCGGAAGGAAAGGCCGAGACCGTTGGACGGCTCTCGGCGACCGGCACGACGGTGATGGTCGGCGACGGGACCAACGATGCGCCGGCGTTGGCGCGTGCGGATCTTGGGATCGCGCTCGGCGGCGGGACCGCGATGGCCGCCGACGCCGCCGACGTCGCGATCATCGACGACGACCTCCGGTCGGTCACGACGACCTTCGATCTCGCGAACGCCGCGGGCCGGCGCGTCAAGGGGAACATCGCCTGGGCGTTCTGTTACAACGCCATCGCCATCCCGCTGGCGGCGCTCGGCGTGTTGAACCCGCTTTTTGCCGCGGTCGCGATGGGCACGAGCAGCCTGCTCGTGGTGGCGAACTCCTCGCGGCCGCTCGTGAGCGACGACGGGGAGTAA
- a CDS encoding Lrp/AsnC family transcriptional regulator yields MDEKDLRILETIASERINSPERIHEHTGIPKSTVHYRIEQLREKGVILNDLYEMDLSKVGLSIVLISEVYAEYEEDYHESVGERIGEIEGVNQVYFTMGDTDFIVIAHVTDRRMVEDLVESYESIDEIRRTSSKFVITTVKNESHPINDFDHETLVDAILEE; encoded by the coding sequence ATGGACGAGAAAGACCTACGCATCCTCGAGACGATCGCCTCGGAACGGATCAACAGCCCGGAGCGGATCCACGAACACACCGGGATCCCCAAATCGACCGTTCACTACCGGATCGAACAGCTGCGCGAGAAGGGCGTCATCCTGAACGACCTCTACGAGATGGACCTCTCGAAGGTGGGACTCTCCATCGTGTTGATAAGCGAGGTATACGCAGAATACGAGGAGGACTACCACGAGTCCGTGGGTGAGCGGATCGGCGAGATCGAGGGCGTCAACCAGGTGTACTTCACGATGGGCGACACCGACTTCATCGTCATCGCCCACGTCACCGACCGGCGGATGGTCGAGGACCTGGTCGAGTCCTACGAGTCGATCGACGAGATCCGCCGCACGAGTTCGAAGTTCGTGATCACGACGGTCAAAAACGAGAGCCATCCGATCAACGACTTCGACCACGAGACGCTCGTCGACGCGATCCTCGAGGAGTAG
- a CDS encoding VOC family protein, with product MTVTGLTHLALEVRSLDRAREFYENRLGLGRERVRRTDREVAYAVGGSGSRLVCRRPRAVPRGGVHTHFAFSTTADAYDDWLARCGDLDPVERTFGSYRSLYVDDPDGHCVEIGTTEGSAGDGDAGDRGDDAEIGDRHDEAPGLTGIFEVVLEVASVERSEAIYRSLGFEVVDRGSDRPRVRLRGPFDLELWEPHLGIAGARGGLHVDLGLASDDPEADAARIANARDSTASDADVTDATAAAGALEPIDGGFRVRDPDGHRISIVAGGADNTGANDADADDAGAG from the coding sequence ATGACCGTCACCGGACTCACACACCTCGCGCTCGAGGTCCGATCGCTGGATCGCGCACGCGAGTTCTACGAAAACCGGCTCGGGCTCGGCCGCGAGCGCGTCCGTCGCACCGACCGGGAGGTCGCCTACGCGGTCGGCGGTTCCGGGTCGCGTCTCGTGTGCCGTCGCCCACGGGCGGTTCCGCGGGGCGGCGTTCACACCCACTTCGCGTTCTCGACGACCGCCGACGCCTACGACGACTGGCTCGCGCGCTGTGGGGACCTCGACCCCGTCGAGCGGACGTTCGGATCCTACCGGTCGCTGTACGTGGACGACCCCGACGGCCACTGCGTCGAGATCGGAACGACGGAGGGATCCGCCGGCGATGGCGATGCCGGTGACCGCGGCGACGACGCCGAGATCGGCGACCGGCACGACGAGGCGCCGGGTCTGACGGGGATCTTCGAGGTCGTTTTGGAGGTCGCGTCCGTCGAGCGGAGCGAGGCGATCTACCGATCGCTGGGCTTCGAGGTCGTCGATCGCGGTTCCGACCGCCCCCGCGTGCGCCTACGCGGCCCGTTCGATCTGGAGCTGTGGGAGCCCCATCTCGGGATCGCCGGCGCACGCGGCGGCCTCCACGTCGACCTCGGCCTGGCGAGCGACGACCCCGAAGCTGACGCCGCACGGATCGCGAACGCACGCGATTCGACCGCGAGCGATGCGGACGTGACCGACGCGACCGCTGCGGCCGGCGCACTCGAACCGATCGATGGCGGATTCCGCGTTCGTGACCCCGACGGACACCGGATCTCGATCGTCGCTGGCGGGGCTGACAACACGGGAGCGAACGACGCTGACGCTGACGACGCCGGCGCCGGCTAA
- the gatA gene encoding Asp-tRNA(Asn)/Glu-tRNA(Gln) amidotransferase subunit GatA has product MADVNAFITEESIEGTDDGPLAGTTVAVKDNISTAGVETTCGSRMLEGYVPPYDATVVTRLADAGATIVGKANMDEFGMGTTTETSHFGPTRNPVDPDRVPGGSSGGSAAAVAAGEADVALGTDTGGSVRCPAAFCGVVGIKPTYGLVSRYGLIAYANSLEQIGPIAGSVEEAAALLDVIAGPDPHDATTREAGADANYAAAADGDVDGMTVGVVPELFEGAHEGVVETVEAALDDLEAKGAETVEVSLPSVEHAVQAYYVIATSEASSNLARFDGVRYGHSAGHDGNWNETFAETRSEGFGEEVKRRILLGTYALSAGYHEKYYAKAQDAREWVRSDFDDAFADVDVIASPTMPVLPFELGEGIDDPMTMYLADANTTPVNLANLPAISVPAGTAEGLPVGLQLIGPTFGEETIVRAASAVEE; this is encoded by the coding sequence ATGGCCGACGTCAACGCGTTCATCACCGAGGAGTCGATCGAGGGGACCGACGACGGCCCGCTCGCGGGAACCACCGTCGCGGTCAAGGACAACATCTCGACCGCCGGCGTCGAAACGACCTGCGGCTCCCGGATGCTGGAGGGCTACGTGCCGCCGTACGACGCCACCGTCGTGACGCGGCTCGCCGACGCCGGCGCGACGATCGTCGGCAAGGCGAACATGGACGAGTTCGGGATGGGGACGACCACGGAGACGTCCCACTTCGGCCCGACGCGCAATCCGGTCGATCCCGACCGCGTGCCCGGGGGATCCTCGGGCGGGTCCGCGGCCGCGGTCGCCGCCGGCGAGGCCGACGTCGCGCTCGGGACCGACACGGGCGGGTCGGTCCGCTGTCCGGCGGCCTTCTGCGGGGTCGTCGGGATCAAGCCGACCTACGGGCTCGTCTCGCGGTACGGACTGATCGCGTACGCCAACTCGCTCGAACAGATCGGCCCGATCGCCGGGAGCGTCGAGGAGGCGGCGGCGCTGCTCGACGTCATCGCCGGCCCCGACCCTCACGACGCCACGACCCGTGAGGCCGGCGCGGACGCGAACTACGCCGCCGCGGCCGACGGCGACGTCGATGGAATGACCGTCGGCGTCGTCCCCGAGCTCTTCGAGGGCGCCCACGAGGGCGTCGTCGAGACCGTCGAGGCGGCGCTCGACGATCTCGAGGCGAAGGGTGCCGAGACGGTCGAGGTCTCGCTCCCGTCGGTCGAACACGCCGTGCAGGCCTACTACGTCATCGCGACCTCGGAGGCCTCCTCGAACCTCGCGCGGTTCGACGGCGTCCGGTACGGCCACTCGGCCGGCCACGACGGGAACTGGAACGAGACGTTCGCCGAGACGCGATCCGAGGGCTTCGGCGAGGAGGTCAAACGCCGGATCCTCCTGGGCACGTACGCGCTCTCGGCCGGGTACCACGAGAAGTACTACGCGAAGGCCCAGGACGCCCGCGAGTGGGTCCGGTCGGACTTCGACGACGCCTTCGCGGACGTGGACGTGATCGCCTCGCCGACGATGCCCGTGCTCCCCTTCGAGCTGGGCGAGGGGATCGACGACCCGATGACGATGTACCTGGCCGACGCGAACACGACGCCGGTCAACCTGGCGAACCTGCCCGCGATCTCGGTGCCCGCCGGCACCGCCGAGGGGCTTCCGGTCGGCCTCCAGCTGATCGGCCCGACGTTCGGCGAGGAGACGATCGTCCGGGCTGCAAGCGCAGTCGAGGAGTAG
- a CDS encoding OsmC family protein, which produces MSDSTDQDLTEIQEPLKAEYEENPEAAKVTLSATGAEQAEEGRACNVDIGRAIYEAELHEGAGGPGSGACSGDLLLGALAACSQLTAQAVAENFGIDADVGVEVEGDLDLRGTMGVDEEAPVGFEDVRLTIDVDPAEGEAIDPDTAAAFERATERYCVVYQTLVNPPEIETDWNVD; this is translated from the coding sequence ATGTCCGACTCCACCGACCAGGACCTGACCGAGATCCAGGAGCCGCTGAAGGCGGAATACGAGGAGAACCCGGAGGCCGCGAAGGTAACGCTGTCGGCCACCGGTGCCGAGCAGGCCGAGGAGGGGCGCGCCTGTAACGTCGACATCGGTCGAGCCATCTACGAGGCCGAGCTCCACGAGGGTGCCGGCGGCCCGGGATCGGGCGCCTGCTCGGGCGATCTGCTGCTCGGCGCGCTGGCGGCCTGCTCGCAGCTCACCGCGCAGGCGGTCGCGGAGAACTTCGGCATCGACGCGGACGTGGGCGTCGAGGTCGAAGGCGATCTGGACCTTCGGGGCACGATGGGCGTCGACGAGGAGGCGCCGGTCGGCTTCGAGGACGTCCGCCTCACGATCGACGTCGATCCGGCCGAGGGGGAGGCGATCGATCCCGACACGGCGGCGGCCTTCGAGCGGGCGACCGAGCGGTACTGCGTCGTCTACCAGACGCTCGTGAATCCGCCGGAGATCGAGACCGACTGGAACGTGGACTGA
- a CDS encoding ribosome assembly factor SBDS, whose translation MISLEDAVTARLESHGERFEVLIDPDAALAMKRGDFEGDLEDVIAAEDVFENASRGDRPAESALEEVFGTTDPMEIIPEVVERGEIQITADQRREMQERKRKRLINTIARNAINPQMDDSPHPPERIDRALEEAGFTVDPMEPVENQVDDALEALRPVIPIRFEEITVAVQLPPDYAGSGQAKIREFGDLEREEWQNDGSWVGVVTFPAGLQNDFYDLANEVSSGEAETQVVKDKDDLRTR comes from the coding sequence ATGATCTCACTCGAGGACGCCGTCACGGCTCGGCTCGAATCACACGGGGAGCGATTCGAAGTGCTGATCGACCCCGACGCGGCGCTGGCGATGAAACGTGGCGACTTCGAGGGCGACCTCGAGGACGTGATCGCCGCCGAGGACGTCTTCGAGAACGCCTCCCGTGGCGACCGCCCCGCCGAATCCGCCCTCGAGGAGGTGTTCGGGACGACCGACCCGATGGAGATAATCCCGGAGGTGGTCGAGCGCGGCGAGATCCAGATCACCGCCGACCAGCGCCGCGAGATGCAGGAGCGCAAGCGCAAGCGGCTCATCAACACCATCGCGCGAAACGCGATCAACCCACAGATGGACGACTCGCCGCACCCGCCCGAGCGCATCGACCGCGCGCTCGAGGAGGCCGGGTTCACCGTCGATCCGATGGAACCCGTCGAGAACCAGGTCGACGACGCCCTGGAGGCGCTGCGTCCCGTGATCCCCATCCGGTTCGAGGAGATCACGGTCGCCGTCCAGCTGCCGCCGGACTACGCCGGCTCCGGCCAGGCGAAGATCCGGGAGTTCGGCGACCTCGAGCGCGAGGAGTGGCAAAACGACGGCTCGTGGGTCGGCGTGGTGACGTTCCCGGCCGGCCTTCAGAACGATTTCTACGACCTGGCCAACGAGGTCTCCTCGGGCGAGGCCGAGACGCAGGTCGTCAAGGACAAGGACGACCTCCGGACGCGGTGA
- a CDS encoding arginase family protein produces MMRTVTAFWHDSFLAHDHPAGENEAEWTGRLAYREPHPDRPERMRNVNRILRTEIPERIEWVEPDPATRDQLTRTHEPSYLEELQAFCEQGGGRLTAETGANEHTYRAARHAAGAARSAAEHALSTSDDEVPYALVRPSGHHAQPDRADGFCYLNNVAVAADHVLATRDVDRVAVVDWDVHHGNGTQECFYDREDVCVVGIHNDHQSWDPEHHPQTGNLDEVGTGTGTGYNVNVPLPPGAGDEGYELVLDRIVDPVLEAYDPDLLLVSAGQDPGTVDPLGRNVVTKAGFETLGARIAALAAAHADGNLAIVQEGGYQVSHLAYATLGVLEGVLGIDSDVADPLAWIDEDVESTRRAVADAVDHHAEYWPTLA; encoded by the coding sequence CTGATGCGCACCGTGACCGCATTCTGGCACGACAGCTTCCTCGCACACGACCACCCCGCCGGCGAGAACGAGGCCGAGTGGACGGGACGGCTGGCCTACCGCGAGCCCCACCCGGACCGACCCGAGCGGATGCGGAACGTGAACCGGATCCTCCGGACGGAGATCCCCGAGCGGATCGAGTGGGTGGAGCCCGACCCGGCGACCCGCGACCAGCTCACCCGAACGCACGAGCCGTCCTACCTCGAGGAGCTGCAGGCGTTCTGCGAGCAGGGCGGTGGCCGGCTCACGGCCGAGACGGGCGCGAACGAGCACACCTACCGGGCCGCGCGCCACGCGGCCGGCGCCGCCCGCAGCGCCGCCGAGCACGCCCTCTCGACGTCGGACGACGAGGTCCCGTACGCCCTGGTGCGGCCGAGCGGGCACCACGCCCAGCCCGACCGCGCCGACGGGTTCTGTTATCTCAACAACGTCGCCGTCGCGGCCGACCACGTGCTGGCCACGCGCGACGTCGACCGGGTGGCGGTCGTCGACTGGGACGTCCACCACGGCAACGGAACCCAGGAGTGTTTCTACGACCGCGAGGACGTCTGCGTGGTCGGGATCCACAACGACCACCAGTCGTGGGATCCCGAACACCACCCGCAGACGGGGAACCTCGACGAGGTCGGCACCGGGACGGGAACGGGGTACAACGTGAACGTGCCGCTCCCGCCCGGAGCCGGCGACGAGGGGTACGAGCTCGTTCTCGACCGGATCGTCGACCCCGTCCTCGAGGCGTACGATCCCGACCTCCTGCTCGTCAGCGCCGGCCAGGACCCGGGAACGGTCGACCCGCTCGGCCGGAACGTGGTCACCAAGGCCGGGTTCGAGACCCTCGGTGCGCGGATCGCCGCGCTGGCGGCGGCCCACGCCGACGGGAACCTGGCGATCGTCCAGGAGGGCGGCTATCAGGTGAGCCACCTCGCGTACGCGACCCTCGGCGTGCTCGAGGGCGTGCTCGGGATCGACTCCGACGTGGCGGATCCGCTCGCCTGGATCGACGAGGACGTCGAGTCCACGCGCCGCGCCGTAGCGGACGCCGTCGACCACCACGCGGAGTACTGGCCGACGCTCGCGTGA
- the gatC gene encoding Asp-tRNA(Asn)/Glu-tRNA(Gln) amidotransferase subunit GatC — translation MSDSPDERSDAAAEAAATTADTDEAGETADATDVDVEDVDHVASLARVDLEESEREAFPEQFAEILGYFETLDEVPEFDREAELVNVMRPDEVREGLTQSEALRNAAETEDGYFRGPRVS, via the coding sequence ATGAGCGATTCGCCCGACGAACGGTCCGATGCGGCCGCGGAGGCGGCGGCCACGACCGCGGACACGGACGAGGCGGGGGAGACGGCTGACGCGACCGACGTCGACGTCGAGGACGTCGACCACGTCGCTAGTCTCGCCCGCGTCGACCTCGAGGAGTCGGAGCGGGAGGCGTTCCCCGAACAGTTCGCGGAGATCCTCGGGTACTTCGAGACGCTGGATGAGGTCCCCGAGTTCGACCGCGAGGCGGAGCTGGTGAACGTGATGCGTCCCGACGAGGTCCGAGAGGGACTCACCCAGTCCGAGGCGCTCCGGAACGCCGCGGAGACGGAAGACGGCTACTTCCGCGGGCCGCGGGTGTCGTAG
- a CDS encoding glycosyltransferase family 2 protein codes for MFEPLLPVILGVFVATQVVYGLINLSVASLLYSQPINVVEDGRAIAFDRGDAESETVERDRIRPVHVLLAVRNERRAVIEETIADVFAQEYPTESIHVYVIHEADDDVVGGYVDDLAASAAERGWDVVPHQVDQEGLSYYLQANARLIAGDFVPQTKAAALTYAFASLSFEPDDVVTVSDADTKLPPDTFRLAVGGLEEYDIVQAKQTVRNVSDGWLPTLEAMGIAAWSDAIYARTSTGPYQLLGKGYFIGVSDLYALGAWDPDAITEDMTLGVAAYLRGYRLGIVDRYVQDLCPSDLGDWVRQKRRWVGGPYGHLFRDEFTLQERVRFWTFTVANQALSVANFVGVPVGMVVAWTAIAGSGVALPTAVTVLVAFNLLCWAEFTRRTYAATRRAVPLETRREKVRFYLLSNPLTQAIYAGIWAIPIVSAVWGTLHGAAPTFEVTPK; via the coding sequence GTGTTCGAACCGCTGTTGCCCGTGATCCTGGGCGTGTTCGTCGCCACCCAGGTCGTCTACGGGCTGATCAACCTCTCGGTGGCCTCGCTGTTGTACTCCCAGCCGATCAACGTCGTGGAGGACGGGCGGGCGATCGCGTTCGACCGTGGCGACGCGGAGTCGGAAACGGTCGAACGCGATCGGATCCGGCCCGTGCACGTCCTATTGGCGGTCAGAAACGAACGCCGTGCGGTCATCGAGGAGACGATCGCGGACGTGTTCGCCCAGGAGTATCCGACCGAATCGATCCACGTCTACGTGATCCACGAGGCGGACGACGACGTCGTCGGCGGATACGTCGACGACCTGGCCGCGTCGGCGGCCGAACGGGGTTGGGACGTGGTGCCACACCAGGTCGACCAGGAGGGGCTCTCGTATTACCTGCAGGCCAACGCGCGACTGATCGCCGGGGATTTCGTCCCCCAGACCAAGGCCGCGGCGCTGACCTACGCGTTCGCCTCGCTGTCGTTCGAACCGGACGACGTCGTCACCGTCTCCGACGCCGACACGAAGCTTCCGCCGGACACCTTCCGGCTCGCGGTCGGCGGACTCGAGGAGTACGACATCGTGCAGGCCAAACAGACGGTCCGGAACGTCTCCGACGGCTGGCTGCCGACCCTGGAGGCGATGGGGATCGCGGCGTGGTCGGACGCGATCTACGCCCGAACCAGCACGGGACCCTACCAGCTGCTCGGAAAGGGGTACTTCATCGGCGTCAGCGACCTCTACGCGCTCGGCGCCTGGGACCCCGACGCGATCACCGAGGACATGACGCTGGGCGTGGCCGCCTACCTCCGGGGCTACCGGCTCGGGATCGTCGACCGATACGTGCAGGACCTCTGTCCGAGCGACCTCGGTGACTGGGTCCGGCAGAAGCGTCGCTGGGTCGGAGGCCCGTACGGCCACCTGTTCCGCGACGAGTTCACGCTCCAGGAGCGAGTCCGCTTTTGGACCTTCACCGTGGCCAACCAGGCTCTCTCGGTCGCGAACTTCGTCGGCGTTCCCGTCGGCATGGTGGTCGCGTGGACCGCGATCGCCGGCTCAGGAGTCGCGCTGCCCACCGCCGTGACGGTCCTGGTCGCGTTCAACCTCCTCTGTTGGGCCGAGTTCACGCGCCGTACCTACGCGGCGACGCGGCGCGCAGTCCCCCTCGAGACCCGCCGCGAGAAGGTCCGGTTCTACCTTCTCTCGAACCCGCTCACGCAGGCGATATACGCGGGTATCTGGGCGATCCCGATCGTGAGCGCGGTCTGGGGAACCCTCCACGGTGCGGCTCCGACGTTCGAGGTCACGCCGAAGTAG
- a CDS encoding phytoene/squalene synthase family protein, with the protein MSGRNISAGESDLESAVGGDPEAARADLDWCHEAVQGVSRTFALTVDVLDEPMASHICLGYLLCRVADTVEDAGHIPPAAQTDVLETYDAVLDPDDDTDVVEFRAAVDEWVPPEEERNADWEVVARSPTIVATFEEFPEDVRDAIVPPVREMVDGMAMFLDRHAEAGGLRIDDRDELEQYCYYAAGTVGTLITNLLTRADVDDERVRRLYDTAEEFGLLLQLVNVSKDVYDDYTAENNVYIPAEWLAAEGVDQESIVDPENHASSARVVDRTAEYAHSFLDDAQAYLETMPLKHGNTMAAWSVPYLLAVGTLRELRSRPEDALTETGVKVSRKEVFAVMSAAGDAGRDSLADLRETIANKPFHRATGTGE; encoded by the coding sequence ATGAGCGGACGTAACATATCCGCCGGCGAGTCCGACCTCGAGTCGGCCGTCGGCGGCGACCCCGAGGCCGCCCGAGCGGACCTCGACTGGTGTCACGAGGCGGTGCAGGGCGTGTCACGCACCTTCGCGCTGACCGTCGACGTTCTCGATGAACCGATGGCGAGCCACATCTGTCTCGGCTATCTCCTCTGCCGGGTCGCCGACACCGTCGAGGACGCCGGACACATCCCGCCGGCCGCACAGACCGACGTGCTCGAGACGTACGACGCCGTCCTCGACCCCGACGACGACACCGACGTCGTCGAGTTCCGCGCCGCCGTCGACGAGTGGGTCCCGCCCGAGGAGGAGCGCAACGCCGACTGGGAGGTCGTCGCCCGGTCGCCGACGATCGTCGCCACCTTCGAGGAGTTCCCCGAGGACGTCCGGGACGCCATCGTGCCGCCGGTGCGCGAGATGGTCGACGGGATGGCGATGTTCCTCGACCGGCACGCCGAGGCGGGCGGCCTCCGGATCGACGACCGGGACGAACTCGAGCAGTACTGCTATTACGCCGCCGGCACCGTCGGCACGCTGATCACCAACCTCCTGACCCGGGCGGACGTCGACGACGAGCGCGTCCGGCGGCTCTACGACACCGCCGAGGAGTTCGGCCTCCTCCTCCAGCTCGTCAACGTCTCCAAGGACGTCTACGACGACTACACGGCCGAGAACAACGTCTACATTCCCGCCGAGTGGCTCGCCGCGGAGGGCGTCGACCAGGAGTCGATCGTCGACCCCGAGAACCACGCGTCCTCCGCGCGCGTCGTCGACCGGACGGCCGAGTACGCCCACTCGTTCCTCGACGACGCGCAGGCGTACCTGGAGACGATGCCGCTGAAACACGGCAATACGATGGCCGCCTGGAGCGTCCCGTACCTCCTGGCGGTCGGCACGCTGCGGGAGCTTCGGTCGCGTCCGGAGGACGCGCTCACCGAGACCGGCGTGAAGGTCTCCCGGAAGGAGGTCTTCGCCGTGATGTCGGCCGCCGGCGACGCGGGCCGCGACTCCCTGGCCGACCTCCGGGAGACGATCGCGAACAAGCCGTTCCACCGCGCGACCGGAACGGGCGAATAG